Proteins from a genomic interval of Rhodothermus marinus:
- a CDS encoding ABC transporter permease, whose amino-acid sequence MEQVLAFLRKEFRQLRRDPRMLFLLIVPPIVQLVLLGYAANLDVRHVPLVVCDPVPSATSRDLVQRLVASTYFDLVGYEPDARRVGEWLDRGEATVALVFPPDFGKEVAQGTTASVQLLVDGSETNTATVALSYASQIIQHALGVGAVSAGVVPELRVWFNPALSSRWFIIPGLVGLLLTVMTTVLTALALVKEKETGTLEQLLVTPLRPATVLLGKLVPFLLIGLLDVLLVVLVATLWFQVPLRGSIPLLFGCALLFLLNTLGLGLLISTLSRTQQQALIGAAFFALMPMIILSGFVFPIESMPPVIQAVTYIVPLRYFLTIVRGIFLKGVGISALWEEMLALLVLGLLLFGLSTWRFRRQLH is encoded by the coding sequence ATGGAACAGGTGCTCGCTTTTCTGCGGAAAGAGTTCCGCCAGTTGCGGCGCGATCCGCGCATGCTGTTTCTGCTGATCGTGCCGCCGATCGTGCAGCTCGTGCTGCTGGGCTACGCGGCCAACCTGGACGTGCGACACGTGCCGCTCGTCGTGTGCGATCCGGTGCCCTCGGCCACCAGCCGCGACCTCGTGCAGCGGCTGGTAGCCAGCACCTACTTCGACCTTGTCGGCTACGAGCCCGACGCGCGGCGCGTCGGCGAATGGCTCGACCGCGGGGAGGCCACCGTGGCGCTCGTCTTTCCGCCCGACTTCGGGAAAGAGGTGGCGCAGGGCACCACGGCCTCGGTCCAGCTGCTGGTGGACGGCAGCGAGACGAACACGGCCACCGTCGCCCTGAGCTATGCGTCGCAGATCATCCAGCACGCCCTCGGTGTCGGTGCCGTTTCGGCCGGAGTCGTGCCCGAGCTGCGCGTGTGGTTCAACCCGGCGCTCTCCAGCCGCTGGTTCATCATCCCCGGACTGGTGGGTCTGCTTCTGACCGTGATGACCACGGTGCTGACGGCCCTGGCGCTGGTCAAAGAGAAAGAGACGGGCACGCTGGAACAACTGCTGGTGACGCCGCTGCGTCCGGCCACCGTGCTGCTGGGTAAGCTCGTGCCGTTTCTGCTGATCGGGCTACTGGACGTGCTGCTGGTGGTGCTGGTAGCGACGCTGTGGTTTCAGGTGCCGCTGCGTGGCAGCATCCCGCTCCTGTTCGGCTGCGCGCTGCTCTTTCTGCTCAACACGCTGGGGCTCGGGCTGCTCATCTCCACGCTGAGCCGCACGCAGCAGCAGGCACTGATCGGTGCCGCTTTTTTCGCGCTCATGCCCATGATCATCCTTTCCGGCTTCGTCTTCCCCATCGAGAGCATGCCACCCGTGATCCAGGCCGTCACCTACATCGTGCCCCTGCGCTACTTTCTGACCATCGTACGGGGCATTTTCCTGAAAGGCGTGGGCATCTCGGCGCTCTGGGAGGAGATGCTGGCGCTGCTCGTGCTGGGGTTGCTTCTGTTTGGCCTGAGCACCTGGCGCTTCCGCCGGCAGTTGCATTGA
- a CDS encoding TerB family tellurite resistance protein produces the protein MSETRCMAGRLQELALLYLIAASREGLPVGDGRLEAVIDQLQARCPTIPPDQLRALVLEAFDVLLAAEDPEALLQATLEAVEPHLSQAQRQAVLHDLLRIVEADGIVMESERQLLELVARRWGLEPPYERVRVLDPGQEGIPEVLIHLALLYLVLAHGVDHELTRQERQIIVRKLRTWCPDLTDQQLAAVLQEAIDRYAEGLTEAELRVSAEAIKMALTPEQRLTAFHDLVQIANADGTFLDTEEDLLNELVDLWELGPHVEATELSPA, from the coding sequence ATGTCCGAAACGCGCTGCATGGCCGGCCGGCTGCAGGAACTGGCGCTCCTGTATCTGATCGCGGCCTCCCGCGAAGGTTTGCCGGTCGGCGACGGTAGGCTGGAGGCGGTCATCGACCAGCTACAGGCCCGTTGTCCGACGATCCCGCCCGACCAGTTGCGGGCGCTGGTCCTGGAGGCATTCGATGTGCTGCTGGCCGCCGAAGATCCGGAGGCGCTGCTGCAGGCCACGCTGGAGGCCGTCGAACCCCATCTCTCGCAGGCTCAGCGCCAGGCTGTGCTGCATGATCTGTTGCGCATCGTGGAGGCCGACGGGATCGTCATGGAAAGCGAGCGCCAGCTGCTGGAGCTGGTGGCCCGGCGCTGGGGCCTCGAGCCGCCCTACGAGCGGGTGCGCGTGCTCGATCCGGGCCAGGAAGGCATTCCCGAAGTGCTCATCCATCTGGCGCTGCTCTATCTGGTGCTGGCGCACGGCGTCGATCACGAGCTCACGCGTCAGGAGCGGCAGATCATCGTGCGCAAGCTGCGCACCTGGTGTCCGGACCTGACCGACCAGCAACTGGCGGCTGTGCTGCAGGAGGCGATCGACCGCTACGCCGAAGGACTGACCGAGGCCGAACTGCGCGTTTCGGCCGAGGCAATCAAGATGGCGCTCACGCCCGAGCAGCGTCTGACGGCCTTCCACGACCTGGTGCAGATCGCCAACGCCGACGGCACCTTCCTGGACACTGAAGAAGATCTGCTCAACGAACTGGTCGATCTCTGGGAACTGGGCCCGCACGTGGAGGCCACCGAACTGAGCCCCGCCTGA